A genomic region of Marinobacter sp. NP-4(2019) contains the following coding sequences:
- the smc gene encoding chromosome segregation protein SMC — MRLKSIKLSGFKSFVDPTTVPFPTNMTAVVGPNGCGKSNIIDAVRWVMGESSAKYLRGESMTDVIFNGSSARKPVGQASIELVFDNSDGSAPGEFVKFNEISVRRRVSREGQSEYFLNGSKCRRRDITDLFLGTGLGPRSYAIIEQGMISRLIEAKPEELRVYIEEAAGISKYKERRRETENRIRRTQENLERLTDLREELGRQLQHLERQAAAAEKYKAYKQEERQKKAELTVLRWKSLDNDLQTWRSKIRDTELELEKYLTERVNLETSLESLRDSHQERTEHFNRAQARYYEAGADIARIEQSLEHQRERGRQIATELDQAMANQRELARELEQDEEKLSGIQEELDMIEPEQEALAMRAEESGEKLQLAEDAMSEWQQTWEQFSSRSSDARRQAELAQSRIHSLENAITELKNRQQRLKDEQDLLEGQLDRAELDELLEQQETLELQREEAADRIAAVQDELFDVRQQQKDAEQTVSDYRQKVQSLRASLESHQAMLDEQMGGQDDALQSWLHEFGLEAAPRVAQQLTIDNGWEFAVEQVISRFSQGVSVAGMDSFHHAMSGAPKGLALVNAETRSVEPSSGLAARVSGAAAVHGLLAGIDTADALDDALARQDSLNHGESVITREGVWVSRDWILMPDSDNAQVGVIERQKKVSQLSEELGEAEALLQEANEELEGLQEKSERAEANRDEAQGRLSDAERELGGLSSKISGLKARAEQIDARLQRIREDAEDVALNLEEQLEQLQEVREEWQEALASTEDNDEEKEQLLERRDSLRENLDHLRQEARHDRDRAHQLQLQLQSLNSQRDGLRQTIDRMQMQKERLEERLEILRESRESVEEPVEDLQMQLEGLLDRRLAEEEKLGVARDALEEIDREVRAKEQGRSRTEHEVQDIRARLEKLKMESQALEIRSGNHIEQLKELDVKLQEVLEQLPEDATEQAWADELEKIGNRIQRLGAINLAAIEEYQVQSERKTYLDSQHEDLMEALETLDNAIRRIDRETRQRFKETFDQVNGGLQALFPKVFGGGNAYLELTGEDLLETGVAIMARPPGKKNSTIHLLSGGEKALTAIALVFSIFQLNPAPFCMLDEVDAPLDDANVGRYANMVKEMSKQVQFIYITHNKIAMEMADQLMGVTMHEPGCSRLVSVDVDEAAALAEA; from the coding sequence ATGCGCCTGAAATCCATCAAGCTGTCTGGTTTCAAATCTTTTGTCGATCCGACCACGGTACCTTTCCCCACCAATATGACGGCTGTGGTAGGTCCTAACGGGTGTGGCAAGTCCAATATCATTGACGCCGTGCGTTGGGTGATGGGGGAAAGTTCCGCCAAGTATCTCCGTGGCGAATCCATGACCGACGTTATTTTCAATGGCTCCAGCGCCCGCAAGCCTGTGGGGCAGGCTTCAATCGAGCTGGTGTTTGACAACAGCGACGGCTCCGCCCCCGGTGAATTTGTCAAATTCAATGAGATTTCTGTTCGCCGTCGGGTTTCCCGCGAAGGTCAGTCTGAATATTTTCTCAATGGCTCCAAATGTCGCCGCCGTGATATTACCGACCTGTTCCTGGGGACCGGCCTGGGGCCCCGAAGTTACGCGATAATTGAGCAGGGGATGATTTCCCGGTTGATTGAGGCCAAACCGGAAGAACTGCGGGTGTACATCGAGGAGGCTGCCGGTATTTCCAAGTACAAGGAAAGGCGCCGGGAAACGGAAAACCGCATTCGCCGGACCCAGGAAAACCTGGAGCGCCTCACCGACCTCCGGGAAGAGCTCGGTCGCCAGTTGCAGCATCTGGAACGTCAGGCCGCTGCCGCTGAGAAATACAAGGCTTATAAGCAGGAAGAGCGTCAGAAAAAGGCGGAACTGACGGTTCTGCGCTGGAAGTCACTGGACAACGATCTGCAGACCTGGCGGTCGAAAATTCGTGACACCGAGCTGGAACTCGAGAAGTACCTGACTGAGCGGGTCAACCTGGAAACGTCACTGGAATCCCTGCGGGACAGTCATCAGGAACGGACCGAGCATTTTAACCGGGCTCAGGCACGTTACTATGAGGCCGGTGCCGACATTGCCCGTATTGAGCAAAGCCTGGAGCATCAGCGTGAGCGTGGCCGCCAGATTGCCACCGAGCTGGACCAGGCCATGGCCAACCAGCGGGAACTCGCGCGGGAACTGGAGCAGGATGAAGAGAAATTGTCCGGCATCCAGGAAGAGCTGGACATGATTGAGCCGGAGCAGGAAGCACTGGCCATGCGTGCCGAGGAGTCCGGGGAGAAGCTCCAGCTTGCAGAAGATGCCATGAGCGAATGGCAGCAGACGTGGGAACAGTTCAGTTCCCGCTCTTCGGATGCCCGGCGTCAGGCCGAACTGGCTCAGTCAAGGATACACTCGCTCGAGAATGCGATTACCGAACTCAAGAACCGACAGCAGCGCCTGAAGGATGAACAGGACTTGCTTGAAGGGCAGCTGGATCGCGCTGAACTGGACGAGTTGCTGGAGCAGCAGGAAACCCTCGAGTTACAGCGTGAGGAGGCGGCTGACCGGATCGCTGCGGTTCAGGACGAGTTGTTTGATGTCCGTCAGCAGCAGAAAGATGCCGAGCAGACGGTGTCTGACTACCGCCAGAAGGTGCAAAGTCTTCGCGCCTCGCTGGAATCCCATCAGGCGATGCTGGACGAGCAGATGGGCGGGCAGGATGACGCGCTGCAATCCTGGTTGCACGAGTTCGGGCTGGAAGCCGCACCGAGGGTCGCCCAGCAGCTCACCATCGATAATGGCTGGGAGTTTGCCGTTGAGCAGGTGATCAGCCGTTTCAGTCAGGGCGTGAGTGTGGCGGGCATGGACTCATTTCATCACGCCATGTCGGGCGCCCCCAAAGGTCTGGCGCTGGTCAATGCTGAAACTCGGAGTGTGGAACCGTCCTCCGGACTCGCCGCCCGGGTTTCAGGAGCGGCAGCCGTGCATGGACTTTTGGCCGGCATAGACACCGCGGATGCGCTGGATGATGCGCTCGCCAGACAGGACAGCCTGAATCATGGTGAGTCCGTCATTACCCGGGAAGGAGTGTGGGTTTCGCGGGACTGGATTCTGATGCCGGACTCCGACAACGCTCAGGTGGGGGTGATTGAACGCCAAAAGAAAGTGAGCCAGCTATCGGAAGAGCTGGGTGAGGCTGAGGCGCTGTTGCAGGAGGCCAATGAAGAACTGGAAGGCCTTCAGGAAAAATCGGAAAGGGCAGAAGCCAACCGGGATGAAGCCCAGGGCCGTCTCAGCGATGCGGAACGGGAGCTTGGTGGGCTGTCCTCGAAGATCAGTGGCCTGAAGGCCAGGGCGGAACAGATCGACGCACGCCTCCAGAGGATCCGGGAGGATGCTGAGGACGTGGCACTGAATCTGGAAGAGCAACTCGAACAGCTTCAGGAAGTCCGGGAAGAGTGGCAGGAAGCCCTGGCATCCACGGAAGACAATGACGAAGAGAAAGAACAGCTGCTGGAACGCCGGGACTCGCTCCGTGAAAACCTGGATCATCTGCGCCAGGAGGCCCGCCATGACCGGGACCGGGCCCATCAGCTTCAGTTACAATTGCAGTCCCTGAACAGTCAGCGGGATGGCTTGCGCCAGACCATCGACCGCATGCAAATGCAGAAAGAGCGGCTGGAGGAGCGGCTGGAGATTCTTCGTGAATCCCGGGAAAGCGTGGAAGAACCGGTGGAAGATCTGCAGATGCAACTGGAAGGGTTGCTGGACCGGCGACTGGCGGAAGAAGAGAAGCTGGGTGTTGCCAGGGATGCGCTGGAAGAAATCGATCGTGAGGTTCGGGCAAAGGAGCAGGGCCGAAGCCGCACGGAGCATGAGGTTCAGGACATCCGCGCCCGGCTCGAAAAACTGAAGATGGAATCCCAGGCACTGGAAATCCGTTCGGGTAACCACATCGAACAGCTCAAGGAGCTGGATGTGAAGTTGCAGGAGGTGCTGGAGCAGCTACCTGAAGATGCCACGGAGCAGGCATGGGCGGATGAGCTGGAAAAGATTGGTAACCGGATCCAGCGGCTGGGTGCCATCAACCTGGCGGCCATTGAGGAATACCAGGTCCAGAGTGAGCGGAAGACCTATCTGGACAGTCAGCACGAAGACCTGATGGAAGCGCTGGAAACGCTGGATAATGCAATCCGGCGGATTGACCGTGAAACCCGACAGCGCTTCAAGGAAACATTTGATCAGGTGAACGGCGGGCTACAGGCTTTGTTCCCGAAAGTCTTCGGGGGCGGAAACGCCTACCTTGAGCTGACCGGTGAAGATTTGCTGGAAACCGGGGTGGCCATCATGGCGAGGCCGCCTGGCAAGAAAAACAGCACCATTCACCTGCTTTCCGGTGGTGAAAAGGCGCTGACCGCGATCGCGCTGGTGTTTTCCATCTTCCAGCTCAACCCGGCGCCGTTCTGTATGCTGGATGAGGTGGACGCACCACTGGACGATGCCAACGTAGGCCGCTATGCCAATATGGTGAAGGAGATGTCAAAGCAGGTTCAGTTCATCTACATTACCCATAACAAGATCGCCATGGAAATGGCGGACCAGTTGATGGGGGTCACCATGCACGAACCAGGTTGTTCGAGGTTGGTATCAGTGGATGTGGACGAAGCGGCCGCCCTGGCGGAGGCGTAA
- the zipA gene encoding cell division protein ZipA yields the protein MSLREWLIAIGTLVIIGIVIDGLRRMRRARKESMAISSGMGANDLDESPLDEEYNPELPNGGARTISRDTLEERGYLKRERPSRFGNPVQKPTRPIISDEANRTVAEEEPPQSEAAEDDTALQADKRDDYEAPDTGWGANDDEPEPDEGIASEPRPAEQSEQTVASPPPTVTSEVQEDTARRDQSPKRSGQPLAGANRPEAREVVVINVLARNGEDFKGSVLKELFEACGLEYGDMDIYHRHEESDTTSPVQFSVASAVEPGTFRPQDMPTLSTPGISFFMSMPGPSNALQAFEFMLETAQCVVRNMGGELKDERRSVMTPQTIEHCRQRIREFERKQRSPRH from the coding sequence ATGTCACTAAGGGAATGGTTAATTGCCATAGGTACCCTGGTTATCATCGGCATTGTCATCGACGGTCTTCGTCGAATGCGCCGGGCACGCAAGGAATCCATGGCGATTTCGTCAGGTATGGGAGCCAACGACCTGGATGAATCGCCACTGGACGAGGAATACAACCCGGAGCTTCCGAACGGCGGGGCCCGTACAATCTCCCGGGACACGCTCGAAGAGCGAGGTTACTTGAAGCGGGAGCGCCCAAGTCGTTTTGGTAATCCGGTGCAGAAGCCAACGCGCCCGATCATCAGTGATGAAGCTAACAGGACCGTGGCGGAGGAAGAGCCGCCCCAATCGGAAGCCGCTGAGGACGACACAGCACTCCAGGCCGATAAGCGTGATGATTATGAAGCGCCTGATACCGGTTGGGGTGCGAATGACGATGAGCCTGAACCTGATGAGGGCATCGCCAGCGAGCCACGGCCTGCGGAGCAATCAGAACAAACGGTTGCCAGCCCGCCTCCCACGGTGACCAGCGAGGTGCAGGAGGACACTGCCCGGCGTGATCAATCCCCGAAGCGTTCGGGGCAACCCCTGGCCGGAGCCAATCGTCCGGAGGCGAGAGAAGTTGTCGTCATTAACGTGCTGGCGCGTAATGGCGAGGATTTTAAGGGCAGCGTGCTGAAGGAACTGTTTGAAGCCTGTGGTCTGGAATACGGTGACATGGACATCTACCATCGTCACGAAGAGTCAGACACCACCAGTCCGGTACAGTTCAGCGTGGCCAGCGCGGTAGAACCGGGAACCTTCCGGCCGCAGGACATGCCGACTCTGTCGACACCGGGCATCAGCTTTTTCATGAGCATGCCGGGGCCGTCCAACGCGCTTCAGGCCTTTGAGTTTATGCTCGAAACCGCTCAGTGCGTGGTTCGTAACATGGGCGGGGAGCTGAAAGACGAGCGGCGCAGTGTGATGACCCCACAAACCATCGAGCATTGCCGTCAGCGCATCCGCGAGTTTGAACGCAAGCAACGATCGCCGCGGCACTGA
- the ligA gene encoding NAD-dependent DNA ligase LigA yields the protein MSTATPETINRVQELRNIIDEHNYRYYVLDDPQVPDAEYDRLFRELQELEASHPELVTDDSPTRRVGANVETSFEEVVHRVPMLSLDNAFNEEELRDFDRRVRDRLKTGDEIEYVCEPKLDGLAVSLHYEKGVLTRAATRGDGYAGEDITANIRTIPSVPLKLRGSNLPEMVEVRGEVYMPKAGFEKLNETLANQGDKTFVNPRNAAAGSLRQKKPSVTARRPLEMCAYSVAVTDESVLPDTHWDCLQQVGQWGFRINPEMSKATGADECLAAYQALMDKRGELPYEIDGIVFKVNSLALQQALGFVSRAPRWAIAQKFPAQEELTVIEDVEFQVGRTGAVTPVARLKPVFVGGVTVSNATLHNMDEIRRLDARIGDTVFIRRAGDVIPQVVKVVLEKRPQDAREVELPKTCPVCDSDVIQIEGEAVARCSGGLFCPAQRKEAIRHYASRKALDIEGLGDKWIDILVDRGMVKTVADLYGLTKEDLTGLERMGDKSAANLLAAIDKSRHPVLWRFVYALGIREVGEATAKSLASHFGSLEAISEADEEALQQVPDVGPIVAGHIRSFFDQPHNQETIASLKKAGVQWQTEEITAEERPLQGETWVLTGTLTEMTRDEAKERLEKLGAKVAGSVSKKTACVVAGEAAGSKLTKAESLGVRVLDEDGFRALLESHGA from the coding sequence ATGAGCACAGCGACTCCCGAGACCATAAACCGGGTACAGGAACTCCGCAACATCATAGATGAGCACAACTATCGCTATTATGTGCTGGACGATCCCCAGGTGCCGGATGCCGAATACGACCGGCTGTTCCGGGAGCTCCAGGAACTCGAGGCCAGTCACCCCGAGCTGGTCACCGATGACTCGCCCACCCGAAGGGTCGGTGCCAATGTAGAGACCAGTTTTGAAGAGGTGGTGCACCGGGTACCCATGTTGTCCCTGGACAACGCGTTCAACGAGGAAGAACTAAGGGATTTTGACCGTCGGGTGAGGGACCGCCTTAAAACCGGGGATGAGATCGAGTACGTCTGTGAACCCAAGCTCGACGGCCTGGCCGTCAGCCTGCATTACGAGAAGGGCGTGCTCACCCGGGCGGCCACTCGGGGCGATGGTTACGCCGGCGAGGATATCACAGCCAACATCCGTACTATTCCGTCCGTGCCCCTGAAGCTTCGGGGCAGTAACCTGCCCGAAATGGTGGAAGTCCGGGGCGAGGTGTACATGCCCAAAGCCGGGTTCGAGAAGTTGAACGAGACGCTGGCCAATCAGGGCGATAAAACTTTCGTCAACCCGCGTAATGCCGCAGCTGGCAGCCTCAGGCAGAAAAAACCGTCGGTGACCGCGCGTCGGCCCCTGGAAATGTGCGCGTACAGTGTTGCCGTTACCGACGAATCGGTATTGCCTGACACCCATTGGGATTGCCTGCAGCAGGTCGGGCAGTGGGGCTTCCGGATCAACCCGGAAATGAGTAAGGCTACAGGCGCGGACGAATGCCTGGCGGCCTACCAGGCGCTGATGGACAAACGTGGCGAGTTGCCCTATGAAATTGACGGTATCGTATTCAAGGTCAACAGCCTGGCGCTTCAGCAGGCATTGGGTTTTGTCTCCCGCGCGCCGCGTTGGGCGATCGCCCAGAAATTTCCTGCCCAGGAAGAGCTTACGGTTATCGAGGATGTGGAGTTCCAGGTCGGGCGGACCGGTGCGGTGACGCCGGTGGCTCGCCTGAAACCGGTCTTTGTGGGTGGTGTGACGGTCAGCAATGCCACCCTGCACAATATGGATGAAATTCGTCGCCTGGACGCCCGGATCGGGGACACGGTGTTTATCCGGCGCGCCGGTGATGTCATTCCCCAGGTCGTCAAGGTGGTTTTGGAGAAACGGCCGCAGGACGCTCGTGAGGTAGAGTTACCAAAGACCTGTCCTGTTTGCGATTCGGATGTTATCCAGATCGAAGGCGAAGCCGTGGCCCGTTGCTCCGGTGGCCTGTTTTGTCCCGCACAGCGCAAGGAAGCGATCCGGCATTATGCCTCCCGCAAGGCCCTGGATATCGAAGGTCTGGGGGATAAATGGATCGACATACTGGTTGACAGGGGCATGGTAAAGACCGTGGCGGACCTGTATGGACTGACCAAGGAAGATCTCACCGGGTTGGAGCGCATGGGCGATAAGTCCGCGGCCAACTTGCTGGCGGCCATTGATAAATCACGGCATCCAGTGCTTTGGCGCTTTGTCTACGCGTTGGGAATCCGCGAAGTTGGGGAGGCAACTGCAAAGTCCCTGGCCAGCCACTTTGGGTCCCTGGAAGCGATCAGCGAAGCGGACGAGGAAGCGCTCCAGCAGGTTCCGGATGTCGGGCCCATCGTCGCCGGCCACATTCGCAGCTTTTTCGACCAGCCCCACAACCAGGAGACCATTGCTTCCCTGAAAAAAGCGGGAGTCCAGTGGCAGACTGAAGAGATCACCGCGGAGGAGCGGCCGCTTCAGGGGGAAACCTGGGTGTTAACCGGCACTCTCACGGAGATGACCCGGGACGAGGCTAAAGAGCGTCTGGAAAAACTGGGTGCCAAGGTTGCCGGCAGTGTTTCCAAAAAGACCGCGTGTGTCGTCGCCGGAGAGGCAGCCGGCTCCAAACTGACCAAGGCCGAGTCCCTTGGGGTCAGGGTGCTGGATGAAGACGGTTTCCGTGCCCTCCTGGAATCCCACGGCGCATAG